The Procambarus clarkii isolate CNS0578487 chromosome 57, FALCON_Pclarkii_2.0, whole genome shotgun sequence genome has a segment encoding these proteins:
- the RhoGEF64C gene encoding serine-rich adhesin for platelets isoform X2, translated as MESTRVYYEHPAAHANLPPRDYGGSVTPAKARRSWSDVLKFRSHTKDRHLTQVTGNAPPSTMPPPPPPSHSYMAEYRQKYGAYNGTVGRSSYQAMTVVKSISPPQIPPSASLQKGYPSHGYPTNGYAKHVTSGGTISAATRATMASTVRYTDWFGSVVGRRPPVRPPLPTFVAAPPLKTTEKSSPWDHYVTLDPVYEAPHVVPVQLYTNVCVCPNQMINTRGRKKKKCKRCGRKVASVRHATTGVAAKVRPAIPANMYQPSPPQLPPVAPQHTWGWQVLEERVYERYEVQTRPNAYSPAHPLSDEESPPPTPETVRSMKSAKSSDSSATITRDTPEPKRTAPPPPSLPRALPSTSVTPSISAKENSSTSDTGDKRSSILLENPTAYQLISHYGQTGTRTGSDTDELSDNALEVSYDSWDTDSSPAATTGPVQKGQVNVITIGDAQPQSVSMMLSPKIENITDLRNKVRIPVHTNSNKTAYSPNDQSSNYKELLSNYTNKFPLIKYHSSSSSENSPRTSSDSRSAPSNTKSCSKSADSDNERSSLNSKSIALNGKCTSANDRIGSSNNKTSVSKNRKISSNKNSLTSGKNTGLNENMYNGGNSSLTNKILASSVKLPMLDGQNNPAMNGISSGSRLEVKKLHETSELQYGGSTVRIAGQRMLVLTPGCPQTHSQSGFSSEDENEASVEDDTSDHPSDYPMSSPTTTRGSDTDTLLEEDDLPLDFSNPTYNTSSSHHEHSSHNFDSSEPLLDSSNTQCEPWTPARNTILEEEEIKDEWLIGTNHKGDMLDDDDESALLGDEDEKDDPSVSSSSTNSPLRQKGIHTTLSELLKVKSILKKPPSVDTSSETDSDFYLPTFSEFKQNQRKKKQVQFRSSHDVTVIEDAGESKGRKVSSKSPRREREKVKEKQKNDYNLISDLQDVYARNNNSKVFKSNMEDECSDAKFSHEQALTGECDEKVTVSEDCSHRIKEDLGEVGRQEHVEDGEPCSSSEQSVVTEQNAKILCSVDQKRNEDSCRGDECEGSSLHRSLSDHQTSDVSTTNSHDTLNFDFNSYNKLPVASFNISSPSVITPTRQAPPPPRSRTLSPTRPNVPPPPPPTSRPVSLSVAPPKISPPQRPLPSPPPLPLNPPPESPSPSPPPPIPTSSLPVLEERHHVAVINHSSDDLPSPQSPTFSSFKANTFTVNPPKKNSPSLALPATTSDMPCSTECLREVLSPLGCVPVFGADEETRTATIRGRGAAHARPSIVNAFTTRASANTSSSSSPPVAPRRRNRNRSLSPETNESTTGNSTRILSGRVHRASFLNGMARDENPYEQITDHIYEELFSHSPSRTSTFTGHNNPALGSSPHKSPSPGKSMFEGASKYEILEYLQDARRRVANTVDEEEEDVTLQGMEDGSLDAEVDLEDEEEDQLGVDPSEDHFTVLTSRNRGNRSSNMSSNSDSSENSGLLRSDKERLTTGEIERTDSGVGSETSKPTVVVRRGQRGAGGAMATRDGDVPLCDDCDAPVDTHITNSGVVYAPLVCRRCSRRRQERKEILTEIMETEIKYGRDLRVMVDEFYRPILVAGLLSHDQLRGIFLNVEELVEHNRGFSLQLRDALEIALDQGDEDLLTVNVAKLFLHAAPMLHAFENYCVRQGSASILLQTLEKERELLRIFLKVSQMENTLLRRMNLHSFLMVPVQRVTKYPLLLARLYKTTPPTHPSREDCRRAKEKIELHLQHMNNETKEISPTKLWRRISMSVGSGTPLKRSPQPHDFSTNLKLRKLGLEVLEWSEEEARVVREGRLFCLAPDSNNWTRRGRSLKMASVHVILITLGSPTSVFEEAVPEDGLVTPRNLGIKDAAILAFKDHKVSKTALIRHEPWLLSRCVVAWESEGETECFEMTDLNSKDTYIFKWDFTQMARG; from the exons ATGGAGTCCACACGTGTCTACTACGAGCACCCCGCCGCCCACGCCAACCTGCCGCCCAGG GACTATGGGGGCAGCGTGACCCCGGCCAAAGCCAGACGCTCCTGGAGTGATGTGCTCAAGTTCCGCTCTCACACCAAGGACCGTCACCTGACGCAGGTGACTGGCAATGCTCCTCCCTCcaccatgccaccaccaccaccgccctctcACAGCTATATGGCCGAGTACAGGCAAAAGTATGGAGCCTACAATGGAACAGTGGGTCGCTCCTCCTACCAAGCCATGACCGTGGTGAAGAGCATTTCTCCGCCACAAATCCCACCATCTGCCAGCCTCCAGAAAGGTTACCCCAGTCACGGTTACCCTACTAATGGTTATGCCAAGCATGTGACTTCAGGTGGCACAATCTCTGCTGCCACTAGGGCCACTATGGCCTCCACGGTGCGCTACACAGATTGGTTTGGTTCTGTGGTGGGTCGGCGCCCCCCAGTGCGGCCCCCACTGCCTACCTTTGTTGCCGCACCACCTCTGAAAACCACAGAGAAAAGCAGTCCTTGGGACCACTACGTGACGCTGGACCCTGTATATGAGGCGCCACATGTTGTGCCAGTTCAGCTATACACTAACGTATGCGTTTGTCCTAACCAGATGATCAACACCAGAGGACGAAAGAAGAAAAAATGTAAAAGATGTGGCAGGAAAGTTGCAAGCGTGCGACATGCCACCACTGGCGTAGCAGCAAAGGTGCGGCCAGCAATCCCAGCTAACATGTACCAACCTTCCCCTCCACAACTCCCGCCAGTGGCTCCTCAGCACACCTGGGGATGGCAGGTGCTGGAAGAGAGGGTCTATGAGCGGTATGAGGTACAAACTCGACCAAATGCCTACTCACCTGCTCATCCACTCAGTGATGAAGAGTCACCACCGCCAACGCCTGAAACAGTTCGTAGTATGAAAAGCGCAAAAAGTAGCGACAGCTCTGCAACCATTACTCGTGACACACCAGAGCCCAAAAggactgcccctcctcctccctccctccctcgtgcCCTCCCTTCTACTTCAGTCACACCTTCCATTAGTGCCAAAGAAAATTCTTCAACAAGTGACACGGGCGATAAACGCAGCTCCATATTGTTAGAAAATCCAACGGCTTACCAGCTGATTTCTCACTATGGCCAAACAGGAACACGCACAGGTTCAGACACTGACGAGCTTAGCGACAATGCCCTGGAAGTATCTTATGATAGCTGGGATACAGATTCTTCTCCAGCAGCAACCACAGGCCCTGTCCAGAAAGGGCAGGTTAATGTGATAACTATTGGTGATGCCCAGCCTCAGTCTGTTTCCATGATGCTGTCTCCCAAGATAGAAAATATCACTGACCTAAGAAATAAAGTCAGAATACCTGTACATACAAATTCTAATAAAACTGCCTATAGTCCGAATGATCAGTCTTCCAACTATAAGGAATTATTATCTAATTACACAAATAAGTTTCCATTAATAAAATATCACAGTTCATCAAGTAGTGAAAATTCACCACGAACTTCCTCTGACAGTAGGAGTGCACCGTCCAACACTAAGAGTTGCAGCAAGAGTGCGGACTCCGATAATGAACGTTCTTCACTTAATAGCAAGAGTATTGCACTGAATGGTAAATGTACCTCAGCCAATGATAGAATTGGCTCATCTAACAATAAAACTAGTGTCTCCAAAAATAGAAAGATTTCCAGTAACAAGAACTCATTGACTAGCGGTAAGAATACAGGATTGAATGAAAACATGTATAATGGGGGCAACAGTAGCTTGACCAACAAGATTTTAGCCTCCAGTGTAAAATTGCCTATGTTAGATGGCCAGAATAACCCTGCAATGAACGGCATCAGCAGTGGTTCCAGACTGGAGGTGAAGAAGTTGCATGAGACGAGTGAGTTACAATATGGAGGCAGCACTGTCCGCATTGCTGGCCAGCGCATGCTCGTCCTTACTCCTGGCTGCCCACAGACACACTCCCAGTCTGGATTTTCTAGTGAAGATGAAAATGAAGCGAGTGTTGAGGATGATACTAGTGATCATCCCAGTGATTATCCCATGTCCTCGCCAACTACTACTCGAGGTTCAGATACTGATACATTACTCGAGGAAGATGATTTACCACTTGATTTTTCAAATCCAACATATAACACTTCTAGTTCACATCATGAGCATTCTAGTCATAATTTTGACTCATCAGAGCCTCTACTTGATTCTTCTAATACGCAATGTGAACCTTGGACGCCAGCAAGAAATACCATCTTAGAGGAAGAAGAGATTAAAGATGAATGGCTGATTGGAACTAATCACAAAGGCGATAtgcttgatgatgatgatgaatcgGCTTTACTTGGAGATGAAGATGAAAAAGATGACCCAAGTGTGAGTTCTTCATCAACCAACTCACCACTACGCCAGAAGGGCATTCATACCACACTCTCAGAACTCTTGAAAGTCAAGTCTATTTTGAAAAAACCACCTTCAGTCGACACTAGTTCAGAAACCGACTCAGATTTTTATTTGCCAACATTTTCCGAGTTCAAACAAAATCAAAGGAAGAAGAAGCAAGTGCAGTTTAGATCGTCACATGATGTAACGGTGATAGAGGATGCTGGAGAGTCCAAGGGCCGCAAGGTATCATCAAAATCTCCCAGGAGAGAGCGGGAGAAAGTGAAAGAAAAGCAGAAAAATGATTATAACTTGATATCAGATTTGCAAGATGTGTACGCAAGAAATAACAATTCTAAAGTGTTCAAGAGCAATATGGAGGATGAATGTAGTGATGCAAAATTTAGCCATGAACAAGCTTTGACTGGTGAGTGTGATGAAAAAGTGACAGTTTCTGAGGATTGCAGCCACCGTATCAAAGAGGATCTGGGAGAAGTGGGACGACAAGAGCACGTGGAGGACGGAGAACCATGCTCAAGTAGTGAACAAAGTGTTGTCACTGAACAAAATGCAAAAATATTGTGCAGTGTGGACCAGAAGAGAAATGAAGACTCATGCAGAG GTGATGAATGTGAAGGGTCTAGCCTCCATCGTAGTCTGAGTGACCATCAGACCTCGGATGTGAGCACAACAAATTCCCACGATacattaaattttgattttaattcATATAACAAGCTACCTGTTGCAAGCTTCAATATATCTTCTCCATCTGTCATTACACCAACCCGAcaagctccaccaccacccagaagtCGTACTCTCAGTCCCACAAGGCCaaatgttccaccaccaccaccacctacctcaaGACCTGTATCTCTGAGTGTAGCACCTCCTAAAATTTCACCACCTCAGCGACCACTGCCATCTCCTCCTCCTTTACCACTCAATCCTCCCCCAGAGTCACCGTCACCGTCACCTCCTCCTCCAATACCAACATCATCTCTGCCAGTCCTGGAAGAAAGACATCATGTGGCTGTTATAAATCATAGTTCTGATGATTTACCCTCACCTCAGAGTCCAACCTTCAGCAGCTTCAAGGCAAACACATTTACTGTAAACCCACCCAAAAAGAACAGTCCCTCTCTGGCTCTTCCTGCAACGACCTCAGACATGCCATGCTCAACAGAATGCCTTCGGGAAGTGTTATCACCATTAGGATGTGTTCCTGTATTTGGTGCTGATGAGGAGACTCGCACAGCAACAATACGTGGACGAGGTGCTGCCCATGCCAGACCATCCATTGTGAATGCCTTTACAACCAGGGCCTCTGCCAatacttcatcatcatcatctcctcCTGTAGCTCCAAGGAGACGGAATAGAAACCGTTCTTTAAGTCCAGAGACAAATGAAAGTACGACAGGAAATAGCACACGTATATTAAGTGGACGAGTGCACCGAGCTTCCTTTCTAAATGGTATGGCCAGAGATGAAAACCCCTATGAACAGATCACTGATCATATTTATGAGGAGCTCTTCTCTCATTCTCCATCTCGCACATCCACATTTACTGGCCACAACAATCCAGCTCTCGGCAGTTCACCGCATAAATCACCTTCTCCAGGAAAGTCCATGTTTGAAGGTGCATCTAAATATGAAATCCTGGAATATCTGCAGGATGCCCGGCGTAGGGTAGCCAACACTGtagatgaggaagaggaggatgttaCATTACAG GGTATGGAGGATGGTTCACTGGATGCTGAAGTAGATCTCGAGGATGAAGAGGAGGATCAGTTAGGGGTTGACCCATCTGAGGATCACTTCACTGTTCTCACCTCAAGAAACAGAGGAAATAGATCATCCAACATGAGCTCAAATTCTGATTCATCGGAAAACAGTGGACTTCTGAGGTCAGATAAG GAACGGCTGACAACAGGTGAGATTGAAAGAACTGACTCTGGCGTGGGATCAGAAACCAGCAAACCTACTGTGGTAGTTCGTCGAGGTCAACGAGGAGCAGGCGGAGCCATGGCCACCAGGGATGGTGATGTTCCTCTTTGTGATGACTGTGATGCTCCTGTTGACACTCATATCACCAACAG TGGAGTGGTATATGCACCACTGGTTTGCCGTCGCTGCTCACGCCGACGCCAGGAAAGAAAGGAGATTCTCACAGAGATTATGGAAACAGAGATCAAATATGGCCGAGACTTGCGTGTCATGGTGGATGAGTTTTACAG ACCTATCTTAGTTGCTGGTCTTCTCAGTCATGATCAGCTCAGAggaatatttttaaatgttgaggAGCTGGTGGAGCACAACCGGGGCTTCTCTTTACAACTGAGGGATGCTTTAGAGATAGCGCTAGATCAGGGGGATGAAGATCTTCTGACGGTCAATGTGGCTAAACTCTTCCTTCATGCAGCTCCAATGCTTCATGCCTTTGAAAATTATTGTGTGAGACAG GGTTCAGCCTCAATATTACTACAGACACTTGAGAAGGAGAGGGAGCTGCTGAGAATATTCCTCAAGGTATCCCAAATGGAGAACACATTACTGCGGCGAATGAATCTTCATTCTTTTTTAATG GTTCCTGTTCAGCGTGTAACTAAATACCCATTATTGCTGGCAAGACTGTATAAAACCACTCCTCCAACTCATCCTTCCCGAGAGGATTGCCGGCGTGCCAAAGAGAAGATTGAATTACATTTACAGCATATGAATAAT GAAACAAAGGAGATAAGCCCAACAAAATTATGGCGTAGAATTTCTATGAGCGTGGGTAGTGGTACTCCTCTTAAACGTTCACCACAACCACATGATTTTTCTACCAATCTCAAGCTCAGGAAG TTGGGACTGGAAGTCTTAGAGTGGAGTGAAGAGGAGGCAAGAGTAGTTAGAGAAGGACGTCTGTTCTGTCTGGCACCAGATTCAAACAACTGGACGCGAAGAGGTCGCTCCCTGAAGATGGCATCAGTTCATGTCATACTGATTACTCTTGGTTCA CCCACATCAGTGTTTGAAGAAGCAGTTCCAGAGGATGGTCTTGTGACACCGCGAAATTTGGGTATAAAAGATGCAGCAATACTTGCTTTCAAGGATCACAAAGTTTCCAAAACAGCTTTGATACGA CACGAGCCATGGCTGCTGAGTCGGTGTGTGGTAGCATGGGAGTCTGAGGGAGAGACTGAGTGTTTTGAAATGACGGATCTCAACTCCAAAGATACATACATTTTCAAG TGGGACTTTACTCAAATGGCCCGAGGTTGA